In Aquiflexum balticum DSM 16537, a single genomic region encodes these proteins:
- a CDS encoding circularly permuted type 2 ATP-grasp protein: protein MDTKQYIVGDNFDEMFTQGGKCRTHYQDFLDLLGKTSPKKLSHFQFSANKTQVAMGMTFNVYHDNQGTEKILHLDIIPRIIPNKEWTKLEAGLKQRIHALNLFLQDIYNDRKILKDKVVPEDLILNSKDYLKPCIGLTPPKGIWCHITGTDLVRDKNGEYYILEDNLRCPSGVSYMLESREIIKRAYPELFNNLGVMPVSDYPAKLLKMLQFLSNKENPVVGVLTPGIYNSAYFEHSYLALQMGVELVSGVDLITKNKKVYMQTTRGLQQIDVLYRRIDDTFLDPLVFNPHSMLGVPGLFEAYKAGNIAMANAPGTGVADDKAVYAYVPRIIKYYLDEEPILNNVPTYLCREEKDRQYVIDNIENLVVKETNAAGGYGMLIGPKASKEEHAKFRELVKNNPTNYIAQPTLSLSTVPTLTDEGLQGRHVDLRPYILYGEEIEVIPGALTRVALTKGSLVVNSSQGGGSKDTWVLYK, encoded by the coding sequence ATGGATACAAAACAATACATAGTCGGGGACAATTTTGATGAAATGTTCACTCAAGGGGGTAAATGTAGAACCCATTATCAGGATTTTCTTGATCTTTTGGGTAAAACCTCCCCTAAAAAACTATCGCATTTCCAATTCTCTGCAAATAAAACTCAGGTGGCAATGGGGATGACCTTTAATGTCTACCATGACAATCAGGGAACAGAAAAGATCCTGCATTTGGATATCATTCCAAGGATCATTCCGAATAAAGAATGGACAAAATTGGAAGCTGGTTTAAAACAAAGGATTCATGCCCTGAACCTATTTCTTCAGGATATTTATAATGACAGGAAAATCCTTAAGGATAAGGTAGTTCCAGAAGATCTGATCTTAAATTCCAAAGATTATCTCAAACCCTGTATCGGCTTGACCCCACCCAAGGGTATTTGGTGCCACATCACAGGAACGGATCTGGTAAGGGACAAGAATGGGGAATACTATATTTTAGAGGATAATCTAAGATGTCCTTCGGGGGTTTCCTATATGCTGGAGAGCAGGGAAATAATCAAAAGGGCCTATCCGGAATTGTTTAATAATTTGGGTGTCATGCCGGTTTCTGATTATCCAGCTAAATTGCTCAAAATGCTTCAATTTCTTTCAAACAAAGAAAATCCAGTCGTCGGGGTGCTGACTCCCGGTATTTATAATTCCGCTTATTTTGAACACTCTTACCTTGCATTGCAGATGGGAGTGGAATTGGTATCAGGAGTAGACCTGATAACAAAAAATAAAAAGGTTTATATGCAGACTACCCGTGGATTGCAACAAATAGATGTTTTGTATAGAAGGATTGACGATACTTTTTTGGATCCTTTGGTTTTCAATCCCCATTCCATGCTAGGTGTCCCGGGTTTGTTTGAAGCCTATAAAGCCGGGAATATTGCCATGGCAAATGCACCGGGAACAGGCGTGGCAGATGATAAAGCAGTCTATGCCTATGTTCCCAGAATAATAAAGTATTACCTCGATGAAGAACCTATATTGAATAATGTCCCAACTTATCTCTGTAGAGAAGAAAAAGACAGGCAATATGTCATTGATAATATAGAAAACCTTGTGGTAAAAGAAACCAATGCGGCAGGCGGTTATGGAATGTTAATCGGTCCAAAAGCCAGCAAAGAAGAACATGCCAAATTCAGGGAGTTGGTCAAAAACAATCCCACAAATTACATTGCGCAGCCAACGCTTTCACTTTCAACCGTCCCTACTTTGACGGATGAAGGATTACAGGGTAGGCATGTGGATCTGAGACCTTATATCCTATATGGTGAGGAAATAGAGGTAATCCCCGGCGCATTGACCAGAGTGGCTTTGACCAAAGGTTCTTTGGTGGTAAACAGTTCCCAAGGCGGTGGAAGTAAAGATACATGGGTGTTGTATAAGTAA
- the metG gene encoding methionine--tRNA ligase — MKNSKFNRYTITAALPYANGPLHIGHLAGCYIPSDIYVRYLRSLGKDVAFVCGSDEHGVAITLKAKKEGITPQEVVDRYHELMKKSFEDFGISFNHYSRTSSKIHHETAAGIFRNLYDKGEFLEQTTEQYYDEEAGQFLADRYIEGTCPKCGNENAYGDQCEKCGSSLSPTDLINPKSKLSGNTPILKETKHWFLDLAHYTDFLKNWILIEHEKDWKNNVLGQCRSWLEAGEGLQARSMTRDLDWGIPVPVEGAEGKVLYVWFDAPIGYISSTKEWAAEKGIDWEPYWKSKDTKLVHFIGKDNIVFHCITFPAILKTHGEFILPDNVPANEFLNLEGDKISTSRNWAVWLHEYLEEFPDKQDVLRYVLTANAPETKDNDFTWKDFQSRNNSELVAIFGNFVNRAVVLTHKFFDGKVPALGELNDLDREALQQIKDFPEKIAASIERYRFREALSIVMDFARTGNKYLAETEPWKTIKADKERTGTILNIALNIAANLAIVAEPFLPYTAAKIYGMFNMEGLVWKDAGNADLLVTGINVNPAALLFEKIEDNVVEAQVNKLLESKKQNELANAVAAPMKEIISYDDFAKLDMRVVKVLTAEPMPKSKKLLRLTVDTGLGNKTVLSGVAEHFKPEDLIGKQVVMLINLAPRKMMGVDSEGMILMAEDRDGSLKLLHPNTSTSNGSTIS, encoded by the coding sequence ATGAAAAACAGCAAGTTCAATAGATATACCATTACCGCTGCATTACCTTATGCAAATGGTCCTTTGCATATCGGACATTTGGCAGGTTGCTATATACCATCAGATATTTATGTCCGATACCTCAGGTCGCTTGGTAAGGACGTAGCTTTTGTTTGTGGATCTGATGAACATGGTGTAGCCATTACGCTCAAAGCCAAGAAAGAAGGGATAACTCCTCAGGAAGTTGTCGATAGATACCATGAGTTGATGAAGAAAAGTTTTGAGGATTTTGGGATCAGTTTTAATCATTATTCCAGAACTTCATCTAAAATCCACCATGAAACCGCAGCCGGCATTTTTAGGAATCTTTATGACAAAGGAGAATTTTTGGAGCAAACCACAGAGCAATATTATGATGAAGAGGCCGGGCAGTTTCTGGCAGATAGATATATAGAAGGCACCTGTCCCAAATGCGGCAATGAAAATGCCTATGGAGATCAATGCGAAAAATGTGGTTCCTCTCTGAGCCCCACCGACCTGATCAATCCAAAATCAAAGCTGAGTGGCAATACGCCCATATTGAAAGAAACCAAGCATTGGTTTTTAGACTTGGCACATTACACCGATTTCCTTAAAAATTGGATTCTGATTGAACATGAAAAGGACTGGAAAAACAATGTCCTGGGTCAGTGTAGGTCTTGGTTGGAAGCCGGTGAAGGGCTGCAGGCCAGGTCTATGACAAGAGATTTGGACTGGGGAATTCCCGTACCTGTAGAAGGTGCTGAGGGTAAAGTTTTATATGTCTGGTTTGATGCCCCGATAGGCTATATCTCATCTACCAAAGAATGGGCAGCAGAAAAGGGCATTGATTGGGAACCATACTGGAAATCCAAGGATACCAAACTGGTTCATTTTATAGGCAAGGACAATATCGTTTTTCATTGCATTACATTTCCTGCTATCCTCAAAACACACGGAGAGTTTATTTTGCCTGATAATGTGCCTGCCAATGAATTTCTGAACTTGGAGGGTGATAAAATTTCTACTTCAAGAAACTGGGCCGTATGGTTGCATGAATATCTGGAGGAGTTTCCTGATAAGCAGGATGTGTTGAGGTATGTGCTTACAGCGAATGCTCCCGAAACCAAAGACAATGATTTTACCTGGAAGGATTTTCAGTCCAGAAATAATTCTGAATTGGTTGCCATTTTTGGGAATTTTGTGAACAGGGCTGTGGTGCTTACCCATAAATTTTTTGATGGAAAAGTACCAGCCTTGGGAGAACTCAATGATCTTGATCGGGAGGCTTTGCAGCAAATCAAGGATTTTCCTGAGAAGATTGCTGCTTCCATTGAGCGGTATAGGTTTAGGGAAGCTTTATCGATAGTGATGGATTTTGCAAGAACCGGCAATAAATATTTGGCTGAAACTGAACCTTGGAAAACCATCAAAGCAGACAAAGAAAGAACAGGAACCATTCTGAATATTGCTTTGAATATTGCAGCTAATCTTGCGATTGTGGCAGAGCCTTTTTTACCCTATACGGCTGCCAAAATTTATGGCATGTTCAATATGGAGGGATTGGTGTGGAAAGATGCGGGAAATGCAGATTTATTGGTGACAGGAATCAATGTCAATCCTGCGGCCCTGCTTTTTGAAAAAATCGAAGACAATGTAGTAGAAGCCCAAGTCAATAAATTATTGGAATCCAAGAAACAGAATGAACTGGCCAATGCAGTAGCAGCTCCAATGAAGGAAATTATCAGCTATGACGATTTTGCGAAGTTGGATATGAGAGTGGTGAAAGTATTGACAGCTGAACCAATGCCAAAATCAAAAAAACTCTTACGTCTTACAGTAGATACAGGGTTGGGAAATAAAACGGTTCTCAGTGGAGTGGCTGAACATTTCAAACCGGAAGATTTAATCGGTAAACAGGTGGTGATGTTGATTAACCTTGCTCCAAGAAAAATGATGGGTGTGGATTCAGAAGGAATGATCCTGATGGCTGAAGATCGGGATGGAAGTCTGAAATTGCTGCATCCCAATACTTCTACATCGAATGGGTCAACAATTTCCTAA
- a CDS encoding TetR/AcrR family transcriptional regulator has product MSKTDKIENKILDVAYKFFINKGYKSTTMDEIAQELGISKKTLYKYFPGKMELLASAFDMLASKLSIKVNAVLDDKFLPYTTKLKYLLSNVASDIAPINPKILDELREYAPQIWTELLNYIRESGYLRFQKLIQEGIEKGYVLPNTNVAFVVFVYTSAIQNLIDNKFLSQFPEEMRSGFNFSPSEIYDQAIQIIFNGILTDDAQKEFRQI; this is encoded by the coding sequence ATGAGTAAAACAGACAAAATAGAGAATAAAATCCTGGATGTAGCTTATAAGTTTTTTATAAATAAAGGCTATAAAAGTACCACCATGGATGAAATTGCCCAAGAATTGGGAATCAGTAAAAAAACTCTATACAAATATTTTCCCGGTAAAATGGAATTGCTGGCCTCAGCTTTTGACATGCTGGCTTCAAAGCTTTCAATTAAAGTCAACGCTGTTTTGGATGACAAATTTCTACCTTACACTACGAAACTTAAGTATTTGTTATCCAATGTTGCATCTGACATTGCTCCGATCAACCCCAAGATTTTAGATGAATTAAGGGAATATGCCCCCCAAATCTGGACAGAACTTCTCAATTACATTAGAGAATCAGGGTATCTCAGATTTCAAAAACTGATTCAGGAAGGGATTGAAAAAGGTTATGTTTTGCCGAATACAAATGTTGCCTTCGTTGTTTTTGTTTATACCTCTGCCATACAGAATTTGATAGATAATAAATTTTTAAGTCAGTTTCCAGAAGAAATGAGGTCAGGATTTAATTTTAGCCCTTCGGAAATTTATGATCAGGCCATTCAGATTATATTCAATGGAATTCTGACTGATGATGCCCAAAAGGAATTCCGTCAAATTTGA
- the ligA gene encoding NAD-dependent DNA ligase LigA, with the protein MTTPIEAQAKIAELSKLINHHNNLYYQEDRTEITDFEFDKLLEELIQLEKQFPEYLEPDSPSQRVGGTITKEFETAEHEYRMLSLGNTYSEEELIAFDERVAKGLGHRNYEYFCELKFDGVAISLVYEKGRLVRAVTRGDGTRGDVVTENIKTIRNIPLHVKGKDMPDKFEVRGEIFLPRKEFDKINQERDSQGEPLLANPRNAASGTVKMQDSSVVAKRRLNCYFYQLLSDELAVNQHDEAIRLLEKWGFNVSPTYTKCSGIKEVLGYIESWKEKRFELPLDTDGVVLKINDNDQREELGFTAKIPRWAIAYKYKAESAESQLLSITYQVGRTGAITPVANLSPVHLAGTTVKRASLHNANEIERLGLHEGDTVFVEKGGEIIPKITGVNLYKRKTGALPIKYIDHCPECSTPLERKEGEAKHFCPNYVSCPPQILGRIEHFVHKRAMDIDSLGTERIRTLIDQGYISNPADIYELENIRDQLLGLEMSQDQYEKTDDGILYISLTKAFFALTEGLSLTAIQKFCDSQIETPLTEVLNNFQTFIRNSHKKVAQNVATILKLQEALHQSNLPQMEDYLPVSVVLSLLTGNRITLDKLIEAARHQGTVHAILLKLDLSLNSEQEERIKKLKANTFQEGVISNMIEGINASKNQPFEKVLFALGIRNIGENTAQILAKHFKNIDNLKSADAEALLAVNGVGDTLVSSIQDYFSKNENLSIISRLKEKGLHFEIHEAEKILQSNTLEGKKILASGKLNHFKRDEIIDFIEANGGQYLKAVSKSLDFIIEGEDMGPSKKEKAEKLGIKMISEEEFLSMMSKTDLI; encoded by the coding sequence ATGACAACACCGATAGAAGCTCAAGCAAAAATCGCTGAACTTAGCAAGTTGATCAATCACCACAACAACCTATACTATCAGGAAGACAGGACTGAAATCACTGATTTTGAGTTTGATAAGCTCTTGGAGGAACTTATTCAATTGGAAAAACAATTCCCGGAATATTTAGAACCTGACAGTCCCAGTCAGAGAGTCGGCGGCACCATCACCAAGGAATTTGAAACAGCTGAACATGAATATAGGATGCTTTCACTGGGAAACACCTATTCAGAAGAGGAATTGATTGCCTTTGATGAGCGGGTTGCCAAAGGCCTTGGTCACCGTAATTATGAATATTTCTGTGAACTTAAATTTGATGGTGTTGCCATTTCACTTGTTTATGAAAAAGGAAGATTGGTACGCGCCGTTACCCGAGGTGATGGAACTAGAGGAGATGTAGTCACCGAAAATATCAAAACCATCAGAAATATACCTCTTCATGTCAAAGGAAAAGACATGCCGGATAAATTCGAGGTAAGGGGAGAAATTTTTCTTCCCAGAAAAGAATTTGATAAAATCAATCAGGAAAGAGATAGTCAGGGAGAACCTTTATTGGCAAATCCAAGAAATGCCGCTTCAGGCACTGTAAAGATGCAGGATAGCAGTGTCGTCGCAAAGAGAAGACTGAACTGCTATTTTTATCAGCTTTTAAGCGATGAACTGGCGGTCAACCAACATGATGAAGCCATTCGGTTATTGGAAAAATGGGGCTTCAATGTCTCCCCAACTTATACTAAATGCTCCGGAATCAAAGAAGTATTGGGTTATATTGAAAGCTGGAAAGAAAAACGTTTTGAACTTCCCTTGGATACAGACGGGGTGGTACTTAAGATAAATGACAATGACCAAAGGGAAGAGTTGGGTTTTACTGCTAAGATTCCCCGTTGGGCAATTGCCTATAAATACAAAGCTGAAAGTGCAGAAAGCCAATTGCTATCCATCACTTATCAGGTAGGACGGACTGGTGCTATCACTCCGGTAGCCAATCTTTCTCCTGTCCATTTGGCCGGGACTACAGTCAAAAGAGCCTCCCTTCACAACGCCAATGAAATAGAAAGATTGGGTTTGCATGAAGGAGATACGGTTTTTGTCGAAAAAGGAGGTGAGATTATTCCAAAAATAACAGGAGTCAATTTATACAAAAGAAAGACAGGCGCATTGCCTATAAAATATATTGACCATTGTCCTGAATGTAGTACTCCCTTGGAAAGAAAAGAAGGCGAGGCCAAACACTTCTGTCCAAATTATGTGAGTTGTCCGCCTCAGATATTAGGGAGGATTGAACACTTTGTACATAAAAGGGCAATGGATATTGACTCCCTTGGTACAGAACGTATCCGAACCCTGATTGACCAGGGATATATCAGTAACCCTGCGGATATCTATGAATTGGAAAATATAAGGGATCAGCTTTTGGGATTGGAAATGAGTCAGGACCAATATGAAAAAACCGATGACGGAATACTTTATATATCCCTGACCAAGGCCTTTTTTGCTTTGACTGAAGGCCTGTCTTTAACTGCTATTCAGAAATTCTGTGACAGTCAGATAGAAACACCCTTAACGGAAGTCTTAAATAATTTCCAAACTTTTATCCGAAATTCACATAAAAAAGTTGCTCAGAACGTAGCCACTATTTTGAAACTTCAGGAGGCATTGCATCAATCAAATTTGCCTCAAATGGAAGATTATTTGCCGGTATCGGTAGTGCTTTCACTTTTGACCGGAAACCGGATTACATTGGATAAATTGATAGAAGCCGCAAGACATCAAGGTACAGTTCACGCCATATTATTGAAATTGGATCTTTCGCTGAACAGTGAACAAGAGGAGCGAATCAAAAAACTAAAGGCAAATACATTTCAGGAAGGGGTAATTTCCAATATGATTGAAGGCATCAATGCTTCAAAAAACCAACCTTTTGAAAAGGTACTTTTTGCATTGGGAATCAGGAATATAGGCGAAAATACCGCTCAGATTCTGGCCAAGCATTTCAAAAACATCGATAACCTGAAATCTGCTGATGCAGAAGCATTATTGGCTGTCAACGGTGTGGGAGACACTTTGGTAAGCAGCATTCAGGATTATTTTTCCAAAAATGAAAACCTAAGCATCATAAGCCGGCTCAAAGAAAAAGGACTGCACTTTGAAATTCATGAAGCAGAAAAAATATTACAAAGCAATACACTTGAAGGTAAAAAGATTCTAGCATCGGGAAAATTAAATCATTTCAAACGAGATGAAATCATAGATTTTATAGAAGCCAACGGAGGCCAGTACCTCAAAGCAGTATCCAAATCTCTGGATTTTATAATAGAGGGCGAAGACATGGGACCAAGCAAAAAAGAGAAAGCTGAAAAACTAGGTATCAAAATGATTTCGGAGGAAGAATTTCTCAGTATGATGTCGAAAACAGATTTGATATGA
- a CDS encoding DUF6913 domain-containing protein: protein MKLIKNLFVSFQLKKALNKKDKYEVIFPVKPKCVGILAADEKEFKETKEYLRSLWGYQVRIIGWYYHEGNSEIESFSHKNFSFFGLPTDVFNELMDEKLDFILVPSLSLNPYLRYLLLNNQSKFKMGFLSDENKSYLDFMIKMEGENLEMNLKRLLGYFDKIKEAC from the coding sequence ATGAAACTAATCAAGAATCTGTTTGTCTCATTTCAATTAAAAAAAGCCCTGAACAAAAAGGATAAATATGAAGTGATTTTTCCTGTAAAGCCTAAATGTGTCGGAATCCTTGCTGCAGACGAAAAAGAATTTAAGGAAACTAAAGAATACCTCAGAAGTCTATGGGGATATCAGGTTAGGATCATTGGTTGGTATTACCATGAGGGCAACAGTGAAATAGAATCTTTTTCACATAAAAACTTCTCCTTTTTCGGTTTACCAACAGATGTTTTCAATGAACTGATGGATGAAAAATTGGATTTTATTTTGGTCCCATCTTTATCCCTTAATCCATATTTACGTTATTTGCTGCTCAATAATCAAAGTAAGTTTAAAATGGGCTTTCTTTCAGATGAAAATAAAAGTTATCTGGACTTCATGATCAAAATGGAAGGGGAAAACCTAGAAATGAATTTAAAGAGATTGTTAGGGTATTTTGATAAAATAAAAGAAGCATGTTGA
- the dapA gene encoding 4-hydroxy-tetrahydrodipicolinate synthase encodes MLKFHGTGVALITPFEDNGHIDYPALKRVIDYVIEGGVDYLVVLGTTAESATLSKKEKKQVLKAALEYNEGRVPVVLGLGGNNTQAILDEIEETDFSQIDAVLSVSPFYNKPTQAGILAHYRTIADACPVPVILYNVPGRTMSNMTHETTVKLSNHPNIIGMKEASGDLSQCMRIAARMPEDFLLISGDDILTPSMRVIGGKGVISVLANAYPELFKTISHGTLEESKKAAFKILDINPLMYEESNPVGLKYLMKELGLCGDYVRLPLLPASENLRERIKKLKL; translated from the coding sequence ATGTTGAAATTTCACGGGACTGGGGTAGCCCTGATTACGCCTTTTGAAGATAACGGTCATATTGACTATCCTGCCTTAAAAAGAGTAATTGACTATGTGATTGAAGGCGGAGTGGATTACTTGGTAGTTTTGGGTACCACCGCAGAAAGCGCCACTTTATCAAAAAAAGAAAAAAAACAGGTTTTAAAAGCAGCATTGGAATACAATGAAGGAAGAGTACCTGTAGTATTGGGTCTTGGAGGAAACAATACTCAGGCCATTTTGGATGAAATTGAAGAAACGGATTTTTCACAAATTGATGCGGTTCTTTCGGTAAGTCCTTTTTATAATAAACCGACACAGGCTGGTATATTAGCACATTACAGAACGATTGCCGATGCATGTCCCGTTCCTGTGATTTTATACAATGTTCCGGGCCGAACGATGTCGAATATGACCCATGAAACTACTGTTAAGCTTTCCAACCATCCTAATATCATTGGTATGAAAGAGGCCAGCGGTGATCTTTCACAATGTATGAGGATTGCTGCACGGATGCCGGAAGATTTCCTGCTGATTTCGGGGGATGATATTCTGACTCCTTCTATGCGTGTTATCGGTGGAAAGGGGGTTATTTCCGTTTTGGCCAATGCCTATCCTGAACTATTCAAAACCATCTCCCATGGCACTTTGGAAGAATCCAAAAAAGCTGCATTTAAAATCCTTGATATAAATCCTTTAATGTATGAAGAAAGCAATCCTGTTGGATTGAAATATCTCATGAAGGAATTGGGGCTTTGTGGAGATTATGTAAGATTACCCCTCCTACCCGCATCCGAAAATTTAAGGGAACGGATCAAAAAACTAAAATTATAA
- the xseA gene encoding exodeoxyribonuclease VII large subunit translates to MQTAISLFELNQLIKQALDQHLEPTYWVVAEIGELKQAGQGHAYLDLVEKKDNQVLAKMRANIWAYSYRTISGRFQSITGQSLRSGMKILAQVNVTFHELYSISLNIKDIDPNFTLGERARIRQEIIERLSREGMMDLNKRITLPTVPQNIAIVSSATAAGYGDFTNQLDHNRNGYLINYRLYQATLQGSDAAASMLSAFQNILLDLPREKFDAIVIIRGGGAQLDLDCFDDYFLALEIAKSPIPVITGIGHERDETIADLVAHTKMKTPTAVAEFLLSGFRDFEETLNDLLKAINRHCSQQLLWEDRRIIDLENRLKNQTKNSIIRAKEKLNYQINQIRIRSLNQIKMEDFKVSNQFQNLSRAWKNYFGNETKKLNQLEKDLLKADPNTFFQKGYTRSEIDGKPIHTLRPEKGQSIKTFLKEKIITSKIEEIEEYGK, encoded by the coding sequence ATGCAAACAGCCATTTCTCTATTTGAACTCAACCAATTGATCAAGCAGGCCCTGGATCAACACTTGGAACCTACATATTGGGTGGTGGCAGAAATTGGCGAACTCAAGCAGGCAGGTCAAGGGCATGCCTACTTGGATCTGGTTGAAAAAAAAGATAACCAGGTCCTGGCCAAAATGAGAGCGAATATTTGGGCATATTCCTATAGAACTATTTCAGGTAGATTTCAATCCATCACTGGACAGTCCCTAAGATCTGGCATGAAAATCCTGGCCCAGGTGAATGTTACTTTCCATGAACTGTACAGCATAAGCCTGAATATTAAAGATATTGATCCGAATTTTACTTTGGGGGAAAGGGCTAGAATTCGTCAGGAAATAATCGAAAGATTATCCCGTGAGGGAATGATGGATCTGAATAAAAGAATAACACTCCCAACAGTACCCCAAAACATAGCCATTGTCAGTTCTGCTACTGCAGCAGGATATGGAGATTTCACCAATCAGCTGGACCATAACCGAAATGGATATCTGATCAATTATCGATTATACCAAGCAACTTTACAGGGATCCGATGCAGCGGCAAGCATGTTGTCAGCTTTTCAAAATATCCTTCTTGATCTGCCGAGGGAAAAGTTTGATGCTATTGTAATCATCAGAGGCGGAGGAGCACAATTGGATTTGGATTGTTTTGATGATTATTTTCTTGCATTGGAAATAGCAAAAAGCCCTATCCCGGTGATCACGGGAATCGGGCATGAGCGGGATGAGACTATTGCTGATTTGGTTGCACATACCAAAATGAAAACCCCTACTGCTGTAGCTGAATTTTTACTTTCTGGATTTAGGGATTTTGAGGAAACATTGAATGATCTGTTAAAAGCAATCAACCGACATTGTTCACAGCAGCTGTTATGGGAAGACAGGAGAATTATCGATTTGGAAAACAGACTCAAAAATCAAACAAAGAATTCCATCATCAGGGCAAAGGAAAAACTCAATTACCAAATCAATCAAATAAGAATCCGTTCCCTAAATCAAATCAAGATGGAGGACTTTAAAGTTTCCAATCAATTCCAGAATTTATCACGGGCTTGGAAGAATTATTTTGGGAATGAAACCAAAAAGTTGAATCAACTTGAAAAGGATCTTCTAAAGGCAGATCCCAATACTTTCTTTCAAAAAGGCTACACCCGTTCTGAAATAGATGGAAAGCCCATACACACTTTAAGACCTGAAAAAGGTCAGTCAATTAAAACCTTCCTTAAGGAAAAAATCATTACCAGTAAAATTGAAGAAATAGAAGAATATGGAAAATAA
- the xseB gene encoding exodeoxyribonuclease VII small subunit, translating into MENKTISYDKAVARIEEIVNLLESGEKGMDELSDLVKEATSLVKYCKNKLRMTESEISKALGEEEENH; encoded by the coding sequence ATGGAAAATAAAACTATAAGTTACGACAAAGCTGTGGCTAGAATTGAAGAAATAGTCAATCTACTTGAATCAGGCGAAAAAGGAATGGATGAGCTTTCTGACTTGGTCAAAGAAGCAACATCTTTGGTGAAATATTGTAAAAATAAATTGAGAATGACTGAAAGTGAAATCTCCAAAGCCCTCGGTGAGGAGGAAGAAAACCATTGA
- a CDS encoding DUF6089 family protein produces the protein MKIKVIYSGILLLLSGFFFSTFCKAQSFYRDGNLRTSSLSIGLGPSFMYSDNGGVFKVSDFNWSPVFSLAYAKKIHSRWAIQTTGGVQFVRSGGEIRDYAIRRWEETGGAFSFKGQAYFLDLTPVFYVIPYDNHMNRGRFNAYLGSGFGIVHVSRTETFSFEDNATEFSANTTATYIPAVIGFSFSLDQFSDLSLELKGMFTFSDELDGNKGYNEFNDHLFQTQIVYKRLLSRRF, from the coding sequence ATGAAAATTAAAGTCATTTATTCCGGCATTCTCTTACTTTTAAGCGGATTCTTTTTTTCAACTTTTTGTAAAGCCCAAAGCTTTTATAGGGATGGGAATCTTAGGACAAGTTCATTATCTATAGGACTAGGTCCATCATTTATGTATTCGGATAATGGTGGGGTGTTTAAAGTCAGTGATTTCAATTGGAGTCCTGTATTTTCGCTGGCCTATGCAAAAAAAATACATTCCCGATGGGCAATCCAAACCACAGGGGGAGTTCAGTTTGTCAGGAGTGGCGGTGAAATAAGGGATTATGCCATCAGGAGATGGGAGGAAACAGGTGGCGCATTTAGTTTTAAGGGACAGGCCTATTTTTTGGATCTGACGCCTGTCTTTTATGTGATCCCTTATGACAACCACATGAACCGGGGGAGATTCAATGCTTATCTTGGCTCAGGTTTCGGGATTGTTCATGTCAGCCGAACCGAAACTTTCTCCTTTGAGGATAATGCAACTGAATTTTCAGCCAATACAACTGCAACCTATATTCCTGCAGTAATAGGCTTCAGTTTCAGTCTTGATCAGTTTTCGGATTTATCACTCGAACTCAAAGGTATGTTCACTTTTTCTGATGAATTAGACGGGAATAAGGGATATAATGAATTCAACGATCACCTTTTTCAAACCCAGATAGTTTACAAAAGATTGTTGAGTAGGAGATTTTAA
- a CDS encoding UpxY family transcription antiterminator: MDYQWFVLYTTSRAEKKVATRLRERGLEVYLPMIEEIRQWSDRKKKVQKALFNGYVFVKTTKPNLWEALQVPGAVKFVNFSGEHATVRQQEIDTIHRILETGVAVETDGSEIEKGEQVKILGGPLQGMEGECVNKGNSDFFIIRIPGINQNLLISIERKFLQVIQEIRK, from the coding sequence ATGGATTATCAGTGGTTTGTCCTATACACTACCTCAAGGGCCGAGAAAAAAGTGGCGACAAGATTAAGGGAAAGAGGCTTGGAAGTGTATCTCCCAATGATCGAGGAGATCAGACAATGGAGTGATAGGAAAAAGAAAGTTCAAAAAGCACTTTTCAATGGCTACGTTTTTGTGAAAACTACCAAACCAAACTTATGGGAGGCACTTCAGGTCCCTGGTGCCGTAAAGTTTGTGAATTTTTCGGGCGAGCATGCGACTGTCAGACAACAGGAAATTGATACTATTCATAGAATATTGGAAACAGGTGTGGCAGTGGAAACTGATGGTTCTGAAATTGAAAAAGGAGAACAGGTTAAAATCCTAGGGGGGCCATTGCAAGGGATGGAAGGAGAATGTGTAAACAAAGGGAACAGTGATTTCTTCATCATCAGGATTCCGGGAATCAATCAAAACCTGCTCATCAGTATTGAAAGGAAGTTCCTCCAAGTGATTCAAGAGATCCGGAAGTGA